The Anaerolineae bacterium DNA window GTTTGGGGGCCGGATTGGCCGGAATCTCCGGCGCCGCCGAAAGATGCGGCGTGGTGCGGGCAAACGTATGCGGGCCAACCTCCGGGTCGTTTATCTCAACCAGCATTTGGCGGATGCGGAAATGCTCATCCTCAAACACATCTTTGGCGGTGTAGACCGGGGCGGTGGGCATCCCGGCGGCGTTGAGCGTTTTCACCACTTCGGCCCGGGTTTTGTCGGCCAGCCACGCCTCGATGATGGGTTGCAGAAAATCGGCGTTAGCGGCGCGTTTGGGGGCAGTGGCGCTGCGGGAATCGTCTACCAGATCGGGGCGGCCAATAGCCGTGGCCAATCGCTGCCACACAATATCATCCGGCACGTTGAGGGCCACGTAACCATCCTTACACTGAAACGCGCCGCGCGGCCAGAGATGTTCCAACTTGCCCCGTTTGGGTTCCTGGCCCGTGGTGGAGTAGAGCGTAACCATCCGTTCGTTGAGCGCCAGCATATTATCCAGCATAGACACGTCAACCAGTTGCCCCTGACCGGTGCGCTGGCGCATAAACAGGGCTTGCATAATGCCGTAGGCGGCAATCATGCCTGAGTAGACATCGGCCATGCCGTACAGCGTGTAGGTAGGCGGTTTGTCTGCAAAGCCAATCAGGTCCATCACGCCGCTCATGGCCTCGGCCACAATGTCAAAGGCGGGCCAATTGCTGTAGGCG harbors:
- a CDS encoding CoA transferase gives rise to the protein MTDIQRPLTGIRVIGLEQYMSGPYCTMLLADTGAEVIKIERPGSGDPRRAIPPFFEKDGVKKAGGFIGYNRNKKSLALNLRDEAGQAVLRKLVGVSDVVVENLRPGAMDKMGLGYEHLKTLNPGLIYAMISGYGRLPGYQSAYSNWPAFDIVAEAMSGVMDLIGFADKPPTYTLYGMADVYSGMIAAYGIMQALFMRQRTGQGQLVDVSMLDNMLALNERMVTLYSTTGQEPKRGKLEHLWPRGAFQCKDGYVALNVPDDIVWQRLATAIGRPDLVDDSRSATAPKRAANADFLQPIIEAWLADKTRAEVVKTLNAAGMPTAPVYTAKDVFEDEHFRIRQMLVEINDPEVGPHTFARTTPHLSAAPEIPANPAPKLGQHTRPIMQKLGYSAGEIDKLAEEGVIGVSD